In the Saccharococcus thermophilus genome, GCAAGTGCTGATGACGTTGTGAATGCCAGCCTCATACAGGCGATCGAGATGACGGGCCAACGCATCGTCGTTCAACCAGGAAGGATGGAGATCGGGACGGATGAGTTTCTCACAATCGACCTCCTGAGCCCAATGTTCCAAGTGAACAAGGGCTTGCCGGCCGTCAAACACATTGTAGAGGATGGCCTGAACGGCATCGCTGACTCGCGTTTGGCACTGCGGATCGACGGGCACGAGATGGTCAATCAATTGAGGCAGACCCAGTTTCTTGAATAGGGCACTTATTATATTCAAATAAGAATTGCGATAGACCTTTTTGACTTGAACGTTCATAAGTGAAAAACTCCTTTACGTTCCTTGTGTGTCAAGGATTCATTCGACATCGGAACGAAAAAATCCTCCCGATTTTCGTCGAGAGGGTGCGAAATGTGAGATGTAAAGCAATCGGCATCGGCGATTTGCGCTTACTCGGCTACCGAGATAAAACGGTAGAATTTGAGGATGAAGAATTGCTTGCTGACCGGATCGGAGAAATTGTTGCGGAAACAAATCCATCGCTTGTCATTACGTTTTACCCTGGCTATAGCGTCCACCCGGATCATGACGCATGTGGTGCCGCTGTTATTCGCGCCCTCAAGCGCCTTCCGAAAGACAAGCGTCCTACCGTTCATTGCGTCGCGTTTGCAAAAAACTGTGAACAAGATTTAGGAAAGCCAGATGTCATCCGTGACGTCAGTTCGTTCATCGAGAAAAAACTTGCTGCCATCCAAGCGCACCGCTCGCAAACCGAAGGATTGATGAAAGCGGCGAAAAAACGCGGCGGCGACGCGTTAGAATGGCTGAAGACCGAGCGGTTTTGGACGTATAAATGGGATGATTGAACAACAAGCAACTTTCTCCATAGCGGGAAGGTTGCTTGTTCCATATTTCTATCAGTCTATTAATTCACCTTTCCATACGGTTACTGCTGTCCAGACAGTCCCACTCTATCATGATTGACTTCTACTTTGACTACTCCTCCTCTTTTCGACGCCTGATAAAATTCATTTCCGCCGCTACCTTTTGCATCCATTCTTCTGGCATTGGGGCAGAAAGAAGACAAACAGCAGCCGGGTTTCCACTGAACCGCTCGTTCGTAAACGCATCTACAACATAAATTGGGATCGTCATCCTACTCTTCCTTTCACCTAATTTATTCTTTTATCACATTCTCCAGCAGCTGTTCAA is a window encoding:
- a CDS encoding PhzF family phenazine biosynthesis protein gives rise to the protein MTIPIYVVDAFTNERFSGNPAAVCLLSAPMPEEWMQKVAAEMNFIRRRKEEE